The following proteins come from a genomic window of Pirellula staleyi DSM 6068:
- a CDS encoding prenyltransferase/squalene oxidase repeat-containing protein, with translation MPSYLEALTLRLAHGVAALPEGFRQRQIEFLDRSHRSDGGFGGRMGGSDLYYTGFACRSMSLLGHLYGPPAERVEAFLKTKLGGQESIVDALSLVYSGQLLAMSAGIDLYKSAQPNWRQATAELLESLRREDGGYAKGPEGTASSTYHTFLVLLCLELLEIPPRDPTRIVEFIRSQADPEGGFHEIKASKRAGVNPTAAAIGALQILGALTPDLAEPTIDYLLEMQTDEGGFRANTRIPIADLLSTFTTLLTLQDLGGANAVDTRAVQSFALSLAHDEGGFSGAHWDTGSDVEYSFYGLGCLALLAK, from the coding sequence ATGCCCTCCTATCTCGAAGCCCTGACTCTTCGCCTGGCCCATGGCGTCGCTGCGCTTCCGGAGGGGTTTCGTCAGCGTCAGATCGAGTTTCTCGATCGCTCGCATCGCAGCGACGGCGGCTTTGGTGGACGGATGGGAGGTAGCGACCTCTATTACACCGGATTCGCTTGCCGCAGCATGAGTTTGCTCGGCCATCTTTATGGACCACCGGCCGAGCGTGTCGAGGCGTTTCTGAAGACAAAACTTGGCGGACAAGAGTCGATTGTCGACGCCCTGTCGCTGGTCTATAGCGGACAACTGCTGGCGATGTCGGCGGGCATCGATCTCTACAAATCCGCGCAGCCGAATTGGCGACAAGCGACAGCCGAACTGCTCGAGTCGCTCCGCCGCGAAGATGGTGGCTACGCAAAAGGACCTGAAGGAACGGCCAGCAGCACCTACCACACCTTCCTGGTGCTGCTCTGCCTCGAGCTACTGGAGATTCCGCCTCGCGATCCGACGCGTATCGTCGAATTCATTCGCTCTCAGGCCGATCCCGAAGGTGGTTTTCACGAGATCAAAGCGAGTAAACGAGCTGGTGTGAATCCAACGGCTGCGGCGATTGGTGCCCTGCAAATCCTCGGCGCACTCACCCCGGACCTGGCGGAACCGACCATCGACTATCTGCTCGAAATGCAAACCGACGAGGGTGGCTTTCGCGCGAATACACGCATCCCGATCGCCGATTTGCTCAGCACTTTCACAACCCTGCTCACGCTGCAAGATCTCGGTGGCGCAAACGCCGTCGACACACGCGCCGTGCAGTCGTTCGCGCTCAGTCTGGCTCACGATGAAGGTGGCTTCAGTGGCGCCCACTGGGACACCGGCTCCGACGTGGAATATAGTTTCTATGGTCTTGGTTGCCTCGCACTCCTGGCAAAGTAG
- a CDS encoding c-type cytochrome has translation MLPRHLNPLLVAATSLTLLFLATSQGQSEPSKATNSSSQAAPTGTRLPTDDLQQKLPRIPPREPAEALKTFAVADPFALSLVAAEPLVYDPVAAHIDASGDLYVAEMRGYSEHQEDHLGSVARLRDTDGDGTYDQRLVVADRLRWPTALFCTTHGVLVADAPDLLLLIDNNGDGVADERKLIATGFGTSNVQGLVNSLLWGIDGQIHGATSSSGAKLTQPMFPDQPPLLLSGRDFAINPLTWKITATSGGGQHGKSTSDWGDWFVCSNSDHLQLITTCDQYLAQNQQMRALTRAPIAADGPQADVYRTSPVEPWRIIRTEWRVQGVVKGIVEGGGRASGYFTSATGVTIYRGSAWSKQNCGEVFVADVGSNLIHRKRLDDTQGTYTGYRIDDKTEIVTSTDNWFRPVQFVAAPDGSLLVLDMYRETIEHPSSIPLELKRHLDLTSGNNRGRIYRLAPKAAQPAKFQPLHQLETAALVKLLAHQDGWHRDTAARLLRQQQASAAPPQLRELIRATKSPAAKVQAAHLLACAGELDAATVATLLGDSHPRVVQNGVQLSEPLLADHPEIEQALLALGRQPNLSPWVVRQIAFSLGSSTSNERYELLATLAHQISEVAGLLTALQSAVPQGAGPLLEAITRKEHRDHVPPSLRRNLLAQINAQQRNEDLAILRSLAAKLSQSEAISDHLMLVKIIAELALPAGDPLRIALREATAGKSDTLMAQAIKRSLADVAQTDLPLAQRLEALAIARQASAEQLSATLEALLHPSTPPALQVAAIEVAKQSTDRALIEIVLAHLSSLAPQPHAAAIEALASRPAWAALLLEQVANGKLPLTEVPLERLALWTKDKHQPLAQLASNLAEKLSKSSRAEVVATYEKSLALAGDAARGREVYKRVCAACHKVENDGFEIGPNLAAMKARGASAIVLAVMDPSREVNPQFLSYVALTTDGRTATGMLASENATSITLRRAQNQSDSLLRSEIDQLRSTGKSLMPEGLERDLTEQNLADLIAFIMSLP, from the coding sequence ATGCTCCCCCGCCACCTCAACCCCCTGCTCGTTGCTGCTACATCCCTAACCCTACTATTCTTGGCGACCTCGCAAGGCCAATCCGAACCCTCGAAAGCCACGAATTCATCCAGCCAAGCCGCACCGACCGGAACCAGACTCCCGACGGACGACTTGCAGCAGAAGCTCCCCCGCATCCCGCCCCGCGAACCGGCCGAGGCACTGAAAACATTCGCCGTCGCCGATCCGTTCGCGTTGTCGCTCGTGGCTGCTGAACCCCTCGTCTACGACCCTGTCGCGGCCCACATCGATGCCTCGGGCGACCTCTATGTGGCCGAAATGCGCGGCTATAGCGAGCACCAGGAGGACCATCTGGGGTCGGTCGCACGACTCCGAGATACCGATGGCGACGGGACTTACGACCAGCGACTCGTGGTGGCCGATCGACTCCGCTGGCCCACTGCCCTGTTCTGCACCACCCATGGCGTGCTCGTCGCTGACGCCCCCGATCTGCTGCTGCTGATCGACAACAACGGCGATGGTGTGGCCGACGAGCGGAAGCTCATCGCTACTGGTTTTGGCACGTCGAACGTCCAGGGACTCGTCAATTCATTGCTCTGGGGGATCGACGGCCAGATCCACGGCGCGACGAGCAGCAGCGGAGCCAAGCTCACTCAGCCCATGTTCCCCGATCAGCCTCCGCTGTTGCTTTCAGGTCGCGACTTTGCCATCAACCCACTCACCTGGAAGATCACCGCCACCAGCGGCGGTGGACAGCATGGCAAGTCGACGAGCGACTGGGGGGATTGGTTCGTTTGCAGTAACAGCGACCATCTGCAACTCATTACCACCTGCGATCAATATCTTGCGCAAAACCAACAAATGCGCGCGCTCACGCGCGCCCCTATCGCCGCCGATGGCCCCCAAGCTGATGTCTACCGAACCAGCCCCGTCGAACCGTGGCGAATCATTCGGACCGAGTGGCGTGTCCAAGGGGTCGTCAAAGGAATCGTCGAAGGGGGTGGTCGAGCCTCGGGCTATTTCACCTCAGCAACCGGTGTGACGATCTACCGTGGTAGCGCCTGGTCGAAACAGAACTGCGGTGAAGTCTTCGTCGCCGATGTCGGCAGCAATCTCATCCACCGCAAACGACTCGACGACACACAGGGCACCTACACCGGCTATCGCATCGACGACAAGACCGAGATCGTCACCTCCACCGACAACTGGTTTCGTCCGGTGCAGTTCGTGGCCGCTCCCGATGGATCGCTGCTGGTGCTCGACATGTATCGCGAAACGATCGAACACCCCAGTAGCATTCCGCTCGAACTCAAACGACATCTCGATCTCACCAGCGGCAACAATCGAGGACGGATCTATCGTCTAGCCCCCAAAGCTGCACAGCCCGCGAAGTTTCAGCCGCTGCACCAGCTCGAAACCGCCGCGCTCGTCAAGCTGCTCGCACATCAAGATGGTTGGCATCGCGATACCGCCGCCCGCTTACTGCGCCAGCAGCAGGCCAGCGCTGCACCTCCCCAGCTCCGCGAACTGATTCGCGCGACGAAATCGCCTGCTGCAAAAGTGCAAGCGGCGCATCTGTTGGCGTGCGCTGGTGAACTCGATGCGGCAACTGTCGCGACACTGCTCGGCGACTCACATCCGCGCGTGGTGCAAAATGGTGTGCAACTCTCCGAGCCGCTGCTCGCTGATCATCCTGAAATCGAGCAGGCTCTGCTTGCACTTGGTCGCCAGCCCAACCTTTCCCCTTGGGTCGTGCGTCAAATCGCTTTCTCTTTGGGAAGTTCGACCAGCAACGAGCGCTACGAATTGCTCGCGACTCTCGCGCACCAAATCAGCGAAGTCGCAGGACTGCTCACAGCACTTCAAAGCGCGGTCCCCCAAGGTGCCGGTCCCCTGCTCGAAGCGATCACGCGGAAAGAGCATCGCGACCATGTGCCACCCAGCTTGCGGCGCAATTTGCTCGCGCAGATCAATGCGCAGCAGCGCAATGAAGACCTAGCCATCCTTCGCTCACTGGCCGCGAAGCTCTCGCAGTCGGAAGCGATATCCGACCACTTGATGCTCGTGAAAATCATCGCCGAATTGGCCCTGCCAGCGGGCGATCCGCTCCGAATTGCGCTGCGTGAAGCGACTGCTGGTAAGAGCGACACGCTGATGGCGCAGGCCATCAAGCGCTCGCTGGCCGATGTCGCGCAAACCGACCTGCCACTCGCTCAGCGGCTCGAAGCGCTCGCGATCGCGCGGCAAGCTTCCGCCGAGCAGCTATCGGCCACGCTCGAGGCGCTGCTCCACCCCAGTACACCCCCGGCACTTCAAGTTGCAGCGATCGAGGTCGCCAAGCAGTCCACTGATCGCGCGCTCATCGAAATCGTTCTAGCGCATTTGTCTTCTCTTGCGCCGCAGCCTCACGCAGCAGCGATCGAAGCGCTCGCATCGCGCCCCGCCTGGGCCGCGCTGCTGCTCGAGCAAGTGGCGAACGGGAAACTCCCCCTCACGGAAGTGCCGCTCGAGCGTCTCGCGCTCTGGACGAAAGACAAGCATCAGCCCCTGGCACAACTGGCGAGCAACCTGGCGGAAAAACTCTCGAAATCATCACGCGCGGAAGTCGTGGCGACCTATGAAAAATCTCTCGCGCTCGCCGGCGATGCGGCGCGCGGACGCGAGGTGTATAAGCGCGTCTGTGCTGCGTGTCATAAGGTCGAGAACGACGGTTTTGAAATCGGCCCGAATCTCGCCGCGATGAAAGCCCGCGGCGCCAGCGCGATTGTGCTCGCCGTAATGGACCCGAGTCGCGAAGTGAATCCGCAATTCCTCAGCTATGTCGCCCTCACCACCGACGGCCGCACCGCCACTGGCATGCTCGCCAGCGAGAACGCTACCAGCATTACTCTTCGCCGCGCGCAGAATCAAAGCGACTCCCTCCTGCGAAGCGAAATCGATCAACTTCGAAGTACCGGTAAATCGCTGATGCCAGAAGGACTCGAGCGCGACCTCACCGAGCAAAATCTCGCCGACCTGATTGCTTTCATCATGAGCCTCCCCTAG
- a CDS encoding neutral/alkaline non-lysosomal ceramidase N-terminal domain-containing protein → MARHAVSPPRTAGQSTLIAALAAILCLLAINSTFSAEKTWKIGVSKVVITPEVPLWMAGYASRTKPAEGKLTELFAKCVLLEDADGRRAALVTLDLVGIDREFAADVCRAIEKQHQLPRAAVMLSTSHTHSGPVATKVLRPMYELVLSEEEQRKVDRYTRSLGEKIVQSVEEAIASLAPGTLLYSEAVATFAVNRRTNVEAEVPRLQASKSIQGPSDHRVPVILARGSDGATRAILLGYACHATTLSGYEWCADYPGFACELLEKEHPGAVALFWAGCGADQNPLPRRTVELARSYGAQLASATSEALAKQQRVIQPQLSASYRTIDLGLTDLPTREMLEAALRGTNKYEQARAKSLLAILERGEPLPSTYPYPVQTWKLGNEVTWVALGGEVVVDYALRIAKEQPEKTLLITGYANDVMAYIPSLRVLKEGGYEGGGAMVYYGLPGRWADDVEEKIIAEVRLQTGAAVAASQ, encoded by the coding sequence ATGGCGCGACACGCTGTATCCCCTCCGCGAACTGCGGGCCAATCGACTCTAATCGCGGCGCTGGCTGCGATTCTATGTCTGCTGGCCATCAACAGCACTTTTTCCGCGGAAAAGACGTGGAAAATCGGTGTCAGCAAAGTGGTGATCACTCCCGAAGTGCCGCTTTGGATGGCAGGCTATGCCTCGCGCACCAAGCCTGCGGAAGGGAAGTTGACCGAGCTGTTTGCCAAGTGCGTGCTGCTCGAGGATGCCGATGGACGCCGCGCTGCGCTTGTGACACTCGACCTCGTGGGGATCGATCGCGAGTTCGCCGCCGATGTTTGCCGCGCGATCGAAAAACAACATCAGCTCCCGCGTGCTGCGGTGATGCTCAGCACGTCGCACACGCACAGCGGACCGGTCGCTACCAAAGTGCTGCGGCCGATGTATGAACTGGTCCTCTCCGAAGAGGAACAGCGCAAAGTTGATCGCTACACTCGCTCGCTCGGCGAGAAGATTGTGCAGTCGGTCGAAGAGGCGATCGCGAGCCTCGCGCCGGGGACACTCCTCTACAGTGAAGCGGTCGCCACGTTCGCGGTGAATCGGCGGACCAATGTCGAGGCCGAAGTTCCTCGGCTCCAAGCTTCCAAGTCGATCCAAGGGCCGAGCGATCATCGTGTACCGGTGATCCTCGCGCGCGGCAGCGACGGAGCGACTCGCGCCATTCTCTTGGGCTACGCATGTCACGCGACGACCCTTTCGGGCTACGAGTGGTGCGCTGACTACCCTGGATTTGCCTGCGAATTGCTCGAAAAAGAGCATCCGGGGGCAGTGGCGCTGTTTTGGGCCGGATGCGGTGCCGACCAAAATCCACTGCCACGTCGCACCGTCGAACTGGCTCGCAGCTATGGCGCGCAGCTCGCATCTGCGACCAGCGAGGCGCTCGCGAAACAGCAGCGTGTGATTCAGCCGCAGCTGTCGGCCAGCTATCGCACCATCGATCTGGGGCTGACCGATCTGCCGACGCGCGAAATGCTCGAAGCGGCGCTCCGCGGGACGAACAAGTACGAACAGGCGCGCGCGAAATCGCTTCTGGCGATTCTCGAGCGTGGCGAGCCGCTTCCGTCGACCTATCCCTATCCGGTGCAAACCTGGAAGCTCGGCAACGAAGTGACGTGGGTCGCGCTCGGCGGAGAAGTGGTGGTTGACTACGCGCTCCGAATTGCGAAGGAGCAGCCCGAGAAAACGCTCCTGATCACCGGCTATGCCAACGATGTGATGGCCTATATCCCCTCGCTGCGGGTCCTTAAGGAAGGTGGCTACGAAGGGGGTGGCGCGATGGTCTACTACGGTCTGCCAGGGCGCTGGGCCGACGATGTCGAAGAAAAAATCATCGCCGAAGTGAGGCTGCAAACTGGCGCGGCGGTGGCAGCTTCGCAGTAG
- a CDS encoding thioesterase family protein — MSTPLRVERRVEFCDTDAAGIMHFSAYFRFMEQAEHELLRACGLSVMSRDEEGKISWPRVAAKCNYSAAAKFEDTLSIDVSIIRIGEKSLTYRFLFFAAGRPLAEGEMTSVCCRIVEDQPPRSIPIPTWFAEKLRPFLVPPAT, encoded by the coding sequence ATGAGCACACCCCTGCGAGTGGAACGTCGTGTCGAGTTCTGCGACACCGATGCTGCCGGAATCATGCACTTCTCGGCCTACTTCCGTTTCATGGAACAAGCCGAGCACGAACTGCTCCGCGCTTGCGGACTCTCGGTCATGTCGCGAGACGAAGAAGGCAAAATCAGCTGGCCACGGGTCGCCGCCAAGTGCAACTACTCGGCCGCCGCCAAGTTCGAAGATACCTTGTCGATCGATGTTTCGATCATACGCATCGGCGAGAAGAGCCTCACCTATCGCTTTCTCTTCTTCGCGGCTGGTCGACCACTCGCCGAAGGGGAAATGACCAGCGTTTGCTGTCGCATCGTCGAGGACCAACCTCCCCGCTCGATTCCCATTCCCACTTGGTTCGCCGAGAAGCTTCGCCCCTTCCTTGTCCCACCAGCGACCTAA
- a CDS encoding type II toxin-antitoxin system PemK/MazF family toxin: MPLRGEVWVVDLGMVAKIRPALVLSISAVDANDRSLVTIVPHTTSVRGSRFEVNVPVKFLKAGAFDAQNLLTIPTVKLVRLLGKLTDEQLQQVEHVVQLWLGFR; the protein is encoded by the coding sequence ATGCCTCTTCGCGGTGAGGTGTGGGTGGTCGATTTGGGAATGGTGGCCAAAATTCGTCCCGCTTTGGTGCTGAGTATTTCGGCCGTTGATGCAAACGATCGGTCGCTCGTCACGATCGTGCCCCATACTACCAGTGTTCGTGGTTCTCGCTTCGAAGTGAACGTGCCAGTGAAGTTTCTAAAGGCTGGAGCGTTCGACGCACAAAATCTTCTCACCATTCCCACTGTAAAGCTCGTCAGGTTGCTCGGTAAGCTCACTGACGAACAGCTGCAGCAGGTGGAGCATGTCGTTCAGCTGTGGCTTGGTTTTCGCTAA
- the rpmF gene encoding 50S ribosomal protein L32, with protein MAVPKRRHSNSRSRKRRSHDAKKPRQLAFCPKCSTAVPQHVICPNCGYYMGRVMVESEETA; from the coding sequence ATGGCCGTTCCAAAGCGACGCCACTCGAACTCGCGTTCACGCAAACGTCGAAGTCACGATGCGAAAAAGCCTCGTCAACTCGCGTTCTGCCCCAAATGCAGCACCGCCGTTCCGCAGCATGTGATTTGCCCTAACTGTGGCTATTACATGGGTCGCGTGATGGTGGAGAGCGAAGAAACAGCGTAA
- the fabD gene encoding ACP S-malonyltransferase has protein sequence MSKIAFLFPGQGAQTVGMGRLLVDASAAARDLYARAASVLGYDLLALCLEGPAEKLDSTVYSQPALFVTSLAAVEVLRERSPDVVSGCAAAAGLSLGEYTALVFAGAMSFDDGLKLVQLRGSAMQAAADAVSSGMVSILGMDREKIDKLCEDARAEGEVLQVANLLCPGNIVVSGHKSACARVAEMATAAGAMKTIPLSVAGAFHTPLMQPAVAQLREALASVAITSPRIPVVSNVDAGVHSDPNELRDLLVQQVVSPVRWEDSQRWLLAEGYAPFWEVGPGRVLRGLLKRIDRKAESDGVDC, from the coding sequence TTGTCGAAGATTGCTTTTCTGTTCCCCGGACAAGGGGCGCAAACAGTGGGGATGGGTCGGCTGCTAGTCGACGCTTCCGCTGCTGCGCGAGACCTGTATGCCCGCGCGGCCAGCGTGCTGGGCTACGATCTCCTCGCCCTCTGCCTCGAAGGACCTGCTGAGAAGCTCGATTCGACGGTCTACAGCCAACCCGCTCTGTTTGTTACCAGCCTCGCCGCTGTCGAAGTGCTTCGCGAGCGCTCGCCCGATGTGGTGAGTGGTTGTGCTGCTGCTGCTGGCCTGAGCCTGGGTGAATACACAGCCCTGGTGTTCGCCGGTGCGATGAGTTTCGACGATGGCCTGAAGCTGGTTCAGCTTCGTGGAAGTGCCATGCAGGCTGCTGCCGATGCCGTTTCGAGTGGCATGGTGAGCATCCTGGGGATGGATCGCGAAAAGATCGACAAGCTTTGCGAAGATGCCCGTGCCGAAGGGGAAGTGCTGCAAGTGGCCAACTTGCTCTGCCCTGGAAATATCGTGGTGTCGGGTCACAAATCGGCCTGTGCTCGCGTGGCTGAAATGGCAACTGCCGCCGGAGCGATGAAAACGATTCCGCTGTCGGTAGCTGGCGCGTTTCACACCCCGCTGATGCAACCCGCGGTGGCCCAGCTCCGAGAAGCACTCGCCAGTGTCGCCATCACGTCGCCACGCATTCCTGTGGTTTCGAATGTCGATGCTGGTGTGCATAGCGACCCGAATGAACTTCGCGATCTGCTGGTGCAGCAGGTCGTTTCGCCAGTTCGCTGGGAAGACTCGCAGCGCTGGTTGCTCGCCGAAGGTTATGCACCGTTTTGGGAAGTGGGACCGGGCCGCGTTTTGCGTGGTCTGCTCAAGCGGATCGATCGCAAAGCCGAGTCCGATGGGGTCGACTGCTAA
- the fabG gene encoding 3-oxoacyl-[acyl-carrier-protein] reductase, with product MADNPYNSLKVDLTGQTAVVTGASQGLGRTIALALGASGAKVACIARNAEKLAEVVAAITAAGGQAEAFPADVRETAVVDALMDGIAEKWGKIDILVNNAGITRDTLLPRMEDAQWDDVISTNLRGPFLFARAASRHMMRARYGRIINMSSVSGIMGNAGQTNYSASKAGLIGFTRSLSRELAGRKVTINAICPGFIESEMTKVLGDSILDEVKKRIPAKRVGLPEDVAACVLFLASPAASYVTGQVLTVDGGMTG from the coding sequence ATGGCCGATAATCCTTACAACAGCTTGAAAGTCGACCTGACCGGCCAAACGGCTGTTGTCACCGGCGCTTCGCAAGGTCTCGGCCGTACGATCGCCCTCGCCCTCGGTGCCAGTGGTGCCAAGGTGGCCTGCATCGCTCGCAACGCTGAAAAGCTTGCTGAAGTCGTGGCCGCCATCACCGCTGCTGGTGGCCAAGCCGAAGCCTTCCCAGCCGACGTTCGCGAAACCGCTGTCGTCGATGCTCTGATGGATGGCATCGCCGAAAAATGGGGCAAGATCGACATCCTGGTGAACAACGCCGGTATCACCCGCGACACGCTGCTGCCTCGCATGGAAGATGCCCAGTGGGACGATGTCATCAGCACTAACCTGCGTGGTCCGTTCCTGTTTGCTCGTGCCGCCTCGCGCCACATGATGCGTGCCCGCTATGGCCGTATCATCAACATGTCGAGCGTGTCGGGCATCATGGGCAACGCTGGCCAAACCAACTACTCGGCCTCGAAGGCTGGCTTGATTGGCTTCACCCGGAGCCTCAGCCGCGAACTCGCTGGTCGCAAAGTCACGATCAACGCCATCTGCCCTGGATTCATCGAAAGCGAGATGACCAAGGTGCTGGGTGATTCGATCCTCGACGAAGTGAAGAAACGGATCCCTGCCAAACGTGTGGGCTTGCCTGAAGACGTGGCCGCTTGCGTCTTGTTTTTGGCGAGCCCTGCAGCGTCGTATGTCACTGGTCAGGTCCTCACCGTCGATGGTGGTATGACCGGCTAG
- a CDS encoding glycosyltransferase codes for MQLASDVATQHDAFLEIPVIDYAEGHSPLILIYQLAISILVWSMTREAWIVWGGMSFAWSLMLLAILHFGGRQIRWTKDLPLPTGELPLVSIVVPARNEARGIEGALRSLLAIDYPHYELLVVNDRSTDATGEILSRLALEHPQLQVVNISELPAGWLGKNHALHYGLENARGEYVLFTDADIVHDPTVLRRTVAHMQSSGLDHLTLGPTVEMPSLLLRSFVVMFSVMFTLFTRPWAAANPRSRAYVGIGAYNLVRREALLKIGGLQPLRMRPDDDVMLGRLIKHAGLKQEMQSGVGMISVEWYATLWEVVVGLEKNCFAAMNYSIIGVIIGTATLINTFCWPFVACFTSHGEGRWLFIASAVTIYAIAIAAARSLKRPPIEALLFPFCVLMFVFINYRSMFLTLWQGGIKWRDTLYPLRELRANRL; via the coding sequence GTGCAGCTTGCCAGCGATGTCGCGACACAGCATGATGCCTTCCTCGAAATTCCGGTTATCGACTACGCCGAAGGACACTCACCCTTGATTCTGATTTACCAGTTGGCGATTTCGATTTTGGTGTGGTCGATGACGCGCGAGGCGTGGATCGTTTGGGGGGGAATGAGTTTCGCTTGGTCGCTGATGCTGCTGGCGATTCTGCACTTTGGCGGGCGGCAAATCCGCTGGACGAAGGACCTGCCGCTTCCCACAGGAGAACTGCCGCTGGTATCGATTGTCGTTCCCGCCCGCAACGAAGCGCGCGGCATCGAAGGGGCGCTGCGGTCGCTCCTGGCGATCGACTATCCCCACTACGAACTGCTGGTCGTCAACGATCGCTCGACCGACGCCACGGGAGAGATTCTAAGCCGTCTTGCGCTCGAGCATCCGCAGCTGCAGGTAGTGAATATCAGCGAGCTGCCGGCGGGCTGGCTCGGCAAGAATCATGCGCTCCACTATGGTCTCGAGAACGCGCGCGGCGAGTACGTTTTGTTTACCGATGCCGATATTGTGCACGATCCGACCGTACTCCGACGAACCGTCGCGCATATGCAATCGAGCGGGCTCGATCACCTGACGCTCGGCCCCACGGTCGAGATGCCATCCCTTTTGCTCCGCTCGTTTGTGGTGATGTTTTCGGTAATGTTCACCCTCTTCACGCGTCCTTGGGCAGCAGCCAATCCACGTAGCCGAGCCTACGTCGGCATCGGGGCCTACAACCTCGTGCGGCGCGAAGCGCTCCTGAAAATCGGTGGCCTTCAGCCACTCCGCATGCGCCCCGATGACGATGTGATGCTCGGTCGGCTGATCAAGCACGCAGGACTCAAGCAAGAGATGCAGTCGGGAGTCGGCATGATCTCGGTCGAGTGGTATGCCACGCTTTGGGAAGTGGTCGTAGGGCTCGAAAAAAATTGCTTCGCGGCGATGAACTACAGCATCATCGGAGTGATCATCGGCACCGCGACCCTCATCAACACGTTTTGCTGGCCGTTTGTTGCCTGCTTCACTTCGCACGGCGAAGGACGCTGGCTCTTCATCGCCTCTGCAGTCACGATCTATGCGATTGCAATTGCCGCGGCACGCAGTCTCAAGCGACCTCCGATCGAAGCGCTGCTGTTTCCTTTCTGTGTGCTGATGTTTGTGTTTATCAACTATCGCTCGATGTTCCTCACACTTTGGCAAGGTGGCATCAAATGGCGCGACACGCTGTATCCCCTCCGCGAACTGCGGGCCAATCGACTCTAA
- the rpsR gene encoding 30S ribosomal protein S18 has product MSFGRPAFNSKTAKPRKRPKARVKTKKKDPIFVNGERPRPMFVDYKDLELLKKLINRHGKIVNRRKTGCTAVSQHAVSLAIKRARFMALLPYVGE; this is encoded by the coding sequence ATGAGCTTCGGACGTCCCGCCTTCAACTCGAAAACCGCCAAGCCCCGCAAACGCCCTAAGGCTCGCGTGAAGACGAAGAAGAAGGATCCCATCTTCGTTAATGGTGAACGTCCACGTCCGATGTTCGTCGATTACAAGGATCTTGAGCTCCTGAAGAAGCTCATCAACCGTCACGGCAAGATCGTCAACCGTCGCAAGACCGGTTGCACCGCTGTGAGCCAGCACGCTGTGTCGCTCGCCATCAAGCGAGCCCGCTTCATGGCGCTGCTCCCTTACGTCGGCGAATAG
- a CDS encoding amidohydrolase family protein, with product MISRRTFLAAASAVIASPIAHRIAAEEPQPAPPAYIDIHTHLGQTWNTTEPLSAETLLRWMDAHHITHAVVLPLTSPESSSYLITTDFVLEATRPFRDRLLPFCSIDPRTSYSGGKKGLLDILKKWQEAGCLGFGEHKPGISIDDPRSMTLYGSCAELKLPLLFHLDQQRNTDKPGLPGLEKVLQSFPEGRFIGHGPGFWASIAGGISAADLGGYPKGKIDQPGALDHLLKTYKNLYCDLSAGSGAGAISRDLVFGREFLIRHQDRILFGTDYLAPKQDVPQFELFQTKIELPPEVLLKISSDNARELLPLTSSVKE from the coding sequence ATGATCTCGCGACGAACCTTCCTCGCTGCTGCGTCGGCCGTAATCGCCTCCCCTATCGCCCATCGAATTGCCGCCGAAGAGCCCCAGCCCGCTCCACCGGCTTACATCGATATCCACACGCATTTGGGCCAAACCTGGAACACCACCGAGCCCCTCTCGGCCGAAACCTTGCTCCGCTGGATGGATGCTCACCACATCACGCATGCCGTCGTCCTGCCGCTCACTTCGCCTGAGTCGTCGAGCTATCTGATCACCACCGACTTCGTCCTCGAAGCCACACGCCCCTTTCGCGATCGGCTCCTTCCGTTCTGCTCGATCGATCCCCGCACCAGCTATAGCGGCGGCAAAAAGGGACTGCTCGACATCCTGAAAAAATGGCAAGAGGCGGGCTGTCTTGGTTTTGGCGAACACAAGCCAGGCATCTCCATCGACGACCCGAGAAGCATGACCCTCTACGGGTCGTGTGCCGAACTGAAGCTGCCGCTGCTGTTTCATCTCGATCAGCAGCGCAACACCGATAAACCGGGGCTACCGGGACTCGAAAAGGTGCTGCAGAGCTTTCCCGAAGGTCGCTTTATCGGCCATGGACCCGGCTTTTGGGCCTCGATCGCTGGGGGTATCTCTGCAGCCGATCTCGGCGGCTATCCCAAAGGAAAGATCGATCAGCCCGGCGCGCTCGATCATCTGCTGAAGACCTATAAGAACCTCTACTGCGACCTCTCGGCTGGCAGTGGCGCCGGCGCTATCAGCCGCGATCTAGTGTTCGGTCGCGAATTCCTGATCCGTCACCAAGATCGGATTCTCTTTGGAACCGACTACCTCGCTCCCAAGCAAGATGTCCCCCAATTCGAACTCTTTCAAACCAAGATCGAGCTGCCTCCCGAAGTGCTGCTGAAGATTAGCAGCGATAACGCGCGCGAGCTTCTGCCGCTCACATCGAGCGTCAAGGAGTAA